The genome window AGAACAGAGTTTTTCGATGTCGCTTCGGGAGGAAGGAAGCAGCTGCCGGGGTCCATGTCCCCCGAAGAAGTTGTGAAAAGGGCACTTGATGCATTTGAAAAAGGAAAGAGAAGCGTGGTAAGCGGGTTGATC of Mesotoga infera contains these proteins:
- a CDS encoding SDR family NAD(P)-dependent oxidoreductase, producing the protein RTEFFDVASGGRKQLPGSMSPEEVVKRALDAFEKGKRSVVSGLINKIIASGSRLVPRSIAMKAARRVFEE